One Lycium barbarum isolate Lr01 chromosome 5, ASM1917538v2, whole genome shotgun sequence genomic window carries:
- the LOC132639140 gene encoding uncharacterized protein LOC132639140 yields MDVCGRANGLGMELLNRYNYKVWKTCLESYLVGEDLWEVVNGSNTNPPADALENNDARKKWKQINAKAEFILKRSISPSLFDHIIRCKSAHEIWRTLDRLFNKKDEARLQILENELGNTIQDNLSIAEYFLKIKNLCSEISLLNPDKAISEARMRRIIIRDLKSKYIPFVTSIQGWAQQPSLEEFENLLSSQELLAKQLAGVSVKEGEGNASLLDMTKGKRAGSA; encoded by the coding sequence ATGGATGTGTGTGGTCGTGCtaatggactggggatggaaTTATTGAACCGGTACAACTACAAGGTATGGAAGACCTGTTTGGAGTCCTACCTTGTTGGCGAGGATTTGTGGGAGGTTGTCAATGGGAGTAACACAAATCCTCCTGCCGATGCACTGGAAAATAATGACGCACGTAAGAAGTGGAAGCAGATTAATGCCAAGGCGGAGTTCATCCTGAAGAGGTCCATCTCTCCCAGTTTATTTGATCATATTATAAGGTGTAAATCAGCTCATGAAATATGGAGGACCCTTGATCGTTTGTTCAACAAGAAGGATGAAGCTCGGCTACAGATTTTGGAGAACGAATTGGGCAACACCATTCAAGATAATCTTTCTATTGCTGAGTACTTCTTGAAGATTAAAAACTTATGTTCTGAAATATCTCTATTAAATCCGGACAAGGCTATTTCTGAAGCacgaatgagaagaattatcattcGTGATTTGAAGTCAaaatatattccttttgttacatcaattcaaggatgggCTCAACAACCATCCTTAGAGGAATTTGAGAATTTGTTATCGTCACAGGAGTTATTAGCCAAACAGTTGGCTGGTGTATCTGTCAAAGAAGGTGAAGGAAATGCATCTTTGTTGGATATGACGAAAGGAAAAAGGGCTGGAAGTGCATGA